One Mercurialis annua linkage group LG3, ddMerAnnu1.2, whole genome shotgun sequence DNA window includes the following coding sequences:
- the LOC126672677 gene encoding secreted RxLR effector protein 161-like yields MNILGPEVPYLNTIGAFMYLDNFTRPDISFSVNLLSRFSSSPMKRHWNIIKYIFRYLHGSTDLDLFYSNDSKLELIGYADVDYLFDPHTIRFQTRCVFTSGATSSNHVELIALHEASRECEGYVESDRTKHIPMRFVSYTQELINNQEIDIQYVQSNDNSSDIFTKLLPTAIFRKHVHNIGMRHLRNM; encoded by the exons ATGAATATTCTTGGTCCTGAAGTACCATATCTCAATACAATCGGAGCGTTTATGTATCTTGATAATTTCACTCGTCCGGACATATCCTTTTCGGTAAATTTATTATCAAGATTCAGTTCATCTCCTATGAAGAGACATTGgaacataattaaatatatatttcgTTATCTTCATGGAAGCACTGatcttgatttattttattctaatgaTTCGAAATTAGAATTGATTGGTTATGCAGATGTAGATTATTTGTTTGATCCTCATACGATTAGGTTTCAAACTAGATGTGTATTTACAAGTGGAG CCACTTCATCAAATCATGTTGAACTTATTGCATTACATGAAGCAAGTAGGGAATGT GAAGGGTACGTCGAGAGTGATAGAACCAAACATATACCTATGAGATTCGTTTCATACACTCAAGAACTCATAAATAATCAAGAAATTGACATCCAATATGTTCAATCAAATGATAATTCATCTGATATCTTCACGAAGTTACTTCCTACAGCAATATTTAGAAAACATGTTCATAATATTGGAATGCGCCATCTGCGAAATATGTGA